A part of Arthrobacter dokdonellae genomic DNA contains:
- a CDS encoding DMT family transporter, translating into MILLLAVVGILGVSASGPIMAATAAPALTIAFWRNAIGGVAMGTPVLLRNPGTLKNLSRAELKWSGLAAVALALHFACFVTSVKLTSVAAATALVCLQAAWIALFQWTRGHRPARALLLGLGISLAGVVAITGFDVGGSGRALTGDILALAGGALAAVYTLAGSKARRSMSTTLYTGLCYSIAALLLLVMCLVARQPLIHLPPEAWWGILAVTVAAQLLGHTIFNHLLATISPLVVSMMILLEIPGAALLAGFFLGETLPAGTYAGLALIIAGLAVVVLQQGRSGLTGK; encoded by the coding sequence GTGATCCTGCTCCTGGCCGTCGTCGGCATCTTAGGCGTTTCGGCTTCGGGGCCGATCATGGCCGCGACGGCCGCGCCGGCGCTCACCATCGCCTTTTGGCGCAATGCCATCGGAGGCGTGGCCATGGGCACACCGGTGCTCCTGCGCAACCCCGGCACGCTTAAGAACCTCTCCCGGGCCGAACTGAAATGGTCGGGCCTTGCAGCCGTCGCGCTGGCCCTGCACTTTGCCTGCTTTGTGACTTCGGTCAAGCTGACAAGTGTTGCCGCCGCAACAGCCCTGGTGTGCCTGCAGGCGGCATGGATTGCGCTGTTCCAGTGGACGCGCGGGCACCGTCCCGCCCGGGCCCTTCTCCTCGGGCTGGGGATATCCCTCGCCGGGGTCGTGGCGATTACTGGTTTTGACGTGGGCGGGTCCGGCCGCGCGCTGACGGGCGACATCCTGGCACTCGCCGGGGGCGCGCTGGCCGCCGTCTACACTCTCGCGGGTTCGAAGGCCCGCAGGAGCATGTCCACCACCTTGTACACGGGACTGTGCTACTCCATCGCCGCCCTGCTCCTGCTGGTGATGTGTCTGGTGGCCCGGCAGCCCCTGATCCACCTTCCACCCGAAGCATGGTGGGGGATCCTTGCCGTGACTGTCGCCGCCCAGCTGCTGGGGCACACGATCTTCAACCACCTGCTCGCCACCATATCCCCCTTGGTGGTTTCCATGATGATTCTGCTTGAAATTCCCGGTGCCGCCCTGCTGGCCGGCTTCTTCCTTGGCGAGACGCTGCCGGCCGGCACCTACGCCGGGTTGGCGCTGATCATCGCCGGCCTGGCCGTGGTGGTTCTGCAGCAGGGGCGCAGCGGCCTCACAGGCAAGTAA
- a CDS encoding peptidylprolyl isomerase, with product MTAIPTAKATISTSLGDIVVNLFGNHAPKTVKNFVGLATGEIEWTHPATSAKTNDPLYNGTIFHRIIKDFMIQGGDPLGRGVGGPGYQFDDEIHPELNFNEPYMLAMANAGVQGGRGTNGSQFFITTIPTGWLQGKHTIFGEVVDADSKAVVDAIEGVATGPGDKPREDVVINSITVENV from the coding sequence ATGACTGCTATCCCAACCGCAAAAGCAACCATCAGCACCAGCCTGGGCGACATCGTGGTGAACCTCTTCGGCAACCACGCCCCCAAGACTGTCAAGAACTTCGTTGGCCTCGCCACTGGGGAGATCGAGTGGACGCACCCCGCCACCAGCGCCAAGACCAACGATCCCTTGTATAACGGGACCATCTTCCACCGGATCATCAAGGACTTCATGATCCAGGGCGGCGATCCGCTGGGCCGCGGCGTGGGCGGACCCGGTTACCAGTTCGACGACGAAATCCACCCGGAGCTGAACTTCAACGAGCCGTACATGTTGGCGATGGCCAATGCCGGCGTCCAGGGCGGCCGCGGCACCAACGGTTCACAGTTCTTCATCACCACCATTCCCACCGGCTGGCTGCAGGGCAAGCACACCATCTTCGGTGAAGTGGTCGACGCCGACTCCAAGGCCGTCGTCGACGCCATTGAAGGCGTTGCCACGGGCCCCGGCGACAAGCCGCGCGAGGACGTTGTCATCAACTCCATCACGGTGGAAAACGTCTAA
- a CDS encoding rhomboid family intramembrane serine protease, translating into MSIPQPGAGAPANAPVCPRHPERVSYVSCQRCGRPTCPECQRSAAVGVQCVDCVRETARTMPARRTIFGGAVRAGRPVATLTMMAICVAAYVLDLVIPNGFVFQTFAYAPFLTESEPWRMVTSAFLHSTNIMHIGFNMYALWILGQALEPAFGRARFLAVYIISALAGSVGVLLMTPVDTTVVGASGAIFGLFGALFVVQRKRGGDLRSIIVLLVINAALGFIIPGIAWQAHLGGLIAGALCAAVIAYAPRRNRALVQWGGMAAVVLLMVGLTLYKVSTFPAYVLY; encoded by the coding sequence ATGAGCATTCCGCAGCCGGGCGCAGGGGCACCTGCCAATGCACCTGTTTGTCCCCGCCACCCCGAGCGTGTCTCCTATGTGAGCTGCCAACGGTGTGGGAGGCCAACGTGCCCCGAATGCCAGCGCAGTGCCGCCGTCGGCGTCCAGTGCGTGGATTGCGTGCGGGAAACCGCCAGGACCATGCCCGCCCGCAGGACCATCTTTGGGGGCGCAGTGCGGGCCGGCCGCCCCGTGGCTACGCTGACCATGATGGCGATCTGTGTTGCGGCCTATGTCCTGGACCTGGTCATCCCGAACGGCTTTGTTTTCCAGACCTTCGCCTACGCGCCCTTTTTGACCGAAAGCGAACCCTGGCGCATGGTGACCTCGGCTTTCCTGCATTCGACGAACATCATGCACATCGGCTTCAACATGTACGCGCTGTGGATTTTGGGACAGGCCCTGGAACCGGCGTTCGGGCGGGCACGCTTCCTGGCCGTTTACATTATCAGCGCCCTGGCGGGTTCGGTCGGCGTGCTGTTGATGACCCCCGTCGACACAACCGTTGTGGGTGCGTCCGGAGCCATCTTTGGCCTGTTCGGTGCGCTCTTTGTGGTGCAGAGGAAGCGCGGCGGCGACCTGCGCTCGATCATTGTCCTGTTGGTCATCAATGCGGCCCTTGGCTTCATCATCCCCGGCATCGCCTGGCAGGCGCACCTTGGCGGCCTCATCGCCGGTGCGCTGTGCGCCGCGGTCATTGCCTACGCGCCGCGAAGGAACCGCGCCCTCGTCCAGTGGGGCGGCATGGCCGCCGTCGTGCTCCTCATGGTGGGCCTGACCTTGTACAAGGTGTCAACATTTCCGGCCTACGTCCTTTATTAA
- a CDS encoding flavin reductase family protein, whose amino-acid sequence MEIASPLDAQQFSPQAPTREDIDEYRRLSAEQAAGVGIVSTVWRGRDYAATVSAYLSVSYDPPTILVSLYEGSRIAQAVAASARWALTLLSADQRRQANWLASPGTPIEGLLAQVPFRRGPATGSAVLEGGLAYFEAATTVVHEAATHLLVVGEVVSMGSDAGWHSGKSPLLHYAGDYRSIKAQ is encoded by the coding sequence ATGGAAATCGCCAGCCCGCTCGATGCGCAGCAGTTTTCCCCACAGGCCCCCACCCGTGAGGACATTGACGAATACCGCCGTCTCAGCGCGGAACAGGCTGCCGGTGTGGGGATTGTCAGTACGGTGTGGAGGGGGCGCGATTACGCCGCGACGGTGAGTGCGTATCTGTCAGTCTCCTACGACCCGCCGACAATCCTGGTGAGCCTCTATGAAGGCTCGAGGATTGCCCAGGCCGTTGCGGCATCCGCGCGCTGGGCCCTGACACTTCTCAGCGCGGACCAGCGGCGGCAGGCCAACTGGCTTGCCAGCCCGGGCACGCCCATCGAGGGCCTGCTGGCACAGGTGCCGTTCCGGCGCGGACCCGCGACCGGCAGCGCCGTCTTGGAAGGCGGTCTGGCCTATTTTGAAGCCGCCACCACCGTGGTGCACGAGGCGGCAACCCACCTGCTGGTTGTTGGGGAGGTGGTGTCAATGGGCAGCGACGCCGGCTGGCATTCAGGCAAGTCGCCGCTGCTGCACTATGCGGGGGACTACCGCAGCATCAAGGCGCAGTAG
- a CDS encoding LuxR C-terminal-related transcriptional regulator: MARRADVDDIVAQLKDSSSRGVLIVGPHGAGKTWMLGRVMDSLGSGCTTIRLSPSQALSTVPFGAVNARVGQNLVRSSDFYTVLQGLLDQVEAGIAAGELVFLLVDNGEYLDGQSAAVITQVVMSTEAKLILVDHPGGRDTHLRELWREGHLARFELAPLKSEDVQNFIGNVLGGGVSIAAADYLSSRSAGNPLVLKGLVAGAMEEGSLQQVDGVWVLDHPGDRLGTETRDFLQMDLDQLEPESRRMIEILALAGPLPLDVLLDLTATETIDDIQQRDLVAISPGKVLTMGLSRPATAGPIRQMVPVGRSRRYLADVSKVIVPGPGSGPDMIINFTRWSLDCGMPVDDGQVVAAAAMANHLLRLTDAMQLSSLHVSAQHTAALLAQRSIAHLNRNWTDQARTLATKSLELAPTPDAGAAALRAVHLAYFADLDYASRFSAGLATYEEKFGPVRLTPTSTRPDVDVMILQASKELTLGHVQESSERIQALLAHPHCRGRLDQTLLKSMLCEILSTTGYLTSATKVACEVIAELQSVDGFPRPDIALLAYARAVAAFIYDGDWDLVREGLEPTVFVNPDLMLFAGGLRDLGAAMAYVRLGHIDEALAALRPAVAALINYDPWLVLPSALGLFAYCLALRDDTAGARQRLDQFYAVDRRGSRFYHLEGSAYAAAAEIMTGNDQDGMRRLKEVREECQDLGYTGTELTVLTLLVRMGETSEARRMLDVAESVESAYRDFYREWADALLSGDPAALDEASTTAAAHGFELIAAELATLARRGYADGGKGRSSRKTGAKAVDMRDKLPGLVSPVFRSNDLPQMTRREQEIAQLVAEGESNNSIAEQLGVSLRTVEGHLYRTFIKLDLQSRDQLAALVREGRGANAGAPISSSR; the protein is encoded by the coding sequence ATGGCACGACGCGCTGACGTGGATGACATTGTTGCGCAGCTCAAGGACAGTTCGTCCAGGGGTGTACTCATCGTGGGGCCGCATGGCGCCGGAAAAACGTGGATGCTGGGACGCGTCATGGACTCCCTGGGTTCGGGATGCACCACCATCAGGCTGTCGCCCAGCCAAGCCCTGTCGACGGTGCCTTTCGGCGCGGTCAATGCCCGCGTCGGCCAGAACCTGGTACGCAGCAGTGATTTCTACACTGTGCTGCAGGGCCTGCTGGATCAGGTCGAGGCGGGCATTGCTGCCGGCGAGCTGGTATTCCTTCTCGTGGACAACGGTGAATACCTCGATGGGCAAAGCGCCGCCGTCATCACCCAGGTGGTCATGTCGACCGAGGCCAAGTTGATTCTGGTGGACCACCCCGGGGGCCGTGACACCCACCTGCGCGAATTGTGGAGGGAGGGCCACCTGGCCCGGTTTGAACTGGCGCCGCTGAAGTCCGAAGACGTGCAAAACTTTATCGGGAACGTGTTGGGCGGCGGCGTGTCCATTGCTGCCGCCGACTACCTTTCCAGCCGTTCTGCCGGAAATCCGCTGGTTCTGAAGGGGCTGGTGGCCGGCGCAATGGAAGAGGGCTCGCTTCAGCAGGTGGACGGTGTCTGGGTGCTTGACCATCCGGGCGACAGGCTCGGCACGGAAACGCGTGACTTCCTGCAAATGGACCTTGACCAGTTGGAACCCGAATCACGGCGCATGATTGAAATCCTGGCTCTGGCCGGTCCGCTGCCCTTGGATGTGCTGCTTGACCTGACGGCGACGGAGACCATCGATGACATCCAGCAGCGGGATTTGGTCGCGATCTCCCCGGGAAAGGTCTTGACGATGGGTCTCTCCCGTCCAGCAACGGCCGGTCCCATCCGCCAGATGGTCCCCGTGGGGCGCAGCCGCCGGTATCTTGCCGACGTGTCCAAGGTGATAGTTCCCGGTCCCGGGTCCGGACCTGACATGATCATCAACTTCACGCGGTGGTCGCTCGACTGCGGCATGCCTGTCGACGACGGGCAGGTTGTGGCGGCAGCAGCCATGGCCAACCATCTGCTGCGGCTCACCGACGCCATGCAGCTAAGCAGCCTGCATGTCTCCGCCCAGCACACGGCGGCCCTGCTCGCCCAGCGGTCCATCGCGCACCTCAACCGCAACTGGACGGACCAGGCCCGCACGCTGGCCACCAAAAGCCTTGAGCTTGCCCCTACGCCCGACGCCGGGGCTGCCGCCCTCCGTGCCGTCCACCTCGCCTACTTTGCGGACCTCGACTATGCTTCCCGGTTTTCGGCCGGGCTGGCCACGTATGAAGAAAAATTTGGCCCGGTCCGCCTGACGCCGACGTCAACGCGTCCGGACGTCGATGTCATGATTCTGCAGGCCTCGAAGGAACTGACCTTGGGGCATGTGCAGGAGTCATCCGAACGCATCCAGGCCCTGCTGGCCCACCCGCACTGCCGCGGCCGGCTGGACCAGACGCTCCTGAAGTCCATGCTCTGCGAAATTCTCTCCACCACCGGATACCTGACGTCAGCCACCAAGGTTGCCTGCGAGGTCATAGCCGAGCTGCAAAGCGTGGACGGTTTCCCGCGGCCTGACATTGCCCTTCTGGCCTACGCCCGTGCGGTGGCGGCCTTTATTTACGACGGTGACTGGGACCTGGTCCGGGAGGGCCTGGAACCCACGGTGTTTGTCAATCCGGACCTGATGCTCTTTGCGGGTGGACTTCGCGACCTGGGTGCGGCGATGGCCTACGTCAGACTCGGCCATATCGACGAGGCACTGGCGGCCCTGAGGCCCGCGGTGGCAGCCCTAATCAACTACGATCCCTGGCTCGTCCTGCCCTCGGCGCTCGGCCTGTTTGCCTACTGCCTGGCACTTCGCGACGACACTGCCGGGGCAAGGCAGCGGCTGGACCAGTTCTACGCAGTGGACCGTCGTGGCAGCAGGTTCTATCACCTTGAGGGTTCCGCCTACGCGGCCGCGGCGGAAATCATGACGGGCAACGACCAAGACGGCATGCGGCGGCTGAAGGAAGTGCGGGAGGAGTGCCAGGACCTGGGTTACACGGGTACAGAGCTGACGGTGCTGACACTGCTGGTCCGCATGGGTGAAACTTCGGAGGCGCGCAGAATGCTGGACGTGGCAGAATCCGTTGAATCTGCCTACCGGGACTTCTACCGGGAGTGGGCGGATGCCCTGCTGTCCGGAGACCCGGCAGCCCTGGACGAGGCCAGCACCACCGCCGCGGCCCACGGATTCGAGCTCATTGCCGCCGAGCTCGCCACCTTGGCGCGGCGGGGCTACGCGGACGGCGGCAAGGGGAGGAGCAGCCGGAAGACGGGTGCCAAGGCCGTCGACATGAGGGACAAGCTGCCGGGACTCGTTTCGCCCGTCTTCAGGTCCAACGACCTGCCCCAGATGACGCGCCGCGAACAGGAAATTGCGCAGCTCGTCGCCGAGGGCGAGTCCAACAACTCCATCGCCGAGCAGCTCGGCGTGTCACTGCGCACCGTTGAAGGCCACCTGTACCGGACCTTCATCAAACTGGACCTGCAGTCCAGGGACCAGCTGGCGGCGCTGGTCAGGGAAGGCAGGGGGGCCAATGCGGGCGCCCCCATATCGTCCAGCAGGTAG
- a CDS encoding cell division protein CrgA gives MPESKPRRRTRGPAQTPSSKAQQPNAAWFLPLMVTLMLVGLFWIITYYISDGRFPIPNINNWNIGIGFAIALAGFMMTTRWRS, from the coding sequence GTGCCCGAGTCCAAACCGCGCCGCCGTACCAGGGGTCCAGCCCAAACGCCGTCTTCAAAGGCGCAACAGCCCAACGCGGCATGGTTCCTGCCGCTCATGGTCACCTTGATGCTGGTCGGCCTGTTCTGGATCATCACGTACTACATTTCCGACGGCCGGTTCCCCATTCCCAACATCAACAACTGGAACATTGGCATTGGGTTTGCCATTGCGCTGGCCGGCTTCATGATGACTACCCGGTGGCGCAGCTAG
- a CDS encoding class E sortase: MEERPAGNVAVARRQTRTGPRRSARRPRRGAFRNFVQVVGELLITAGVILLLFVAWELWWTNLEANNTQQQAVAKFVHDVQGPVAPAAVPGNPPKDYGRPVVMPELKSPGTVFGVVYIPRFGKDYSRPLVDGTAPAQLNTLGLGRYETSAMPGGLGNFAIAGHRQTHGAVLDAIHTLVPGDKIYIQTKDGYYTYVFRNDEIVLPDRADVLLPVPTQPGAKPAERLLTMTSCNPRFGSEERIVAYSVMDSWQPASAGPPAAIAAQAAANRARGR, translated from the coding sequence ATGGAGGAGAGGCCGGCTGGAAATGTGGCCGTGGCCAGGCGCCAGACGCGCACGGGGCCCCGGAGGTCCGCCCGGCGGCCACGGCGCGGCGCGTTCCGGAACTTCGTCCAGGTGGTGGGCGAACTCCTGATCACCGCCGGCGTGATCCTCCTGCTCTTTGTGGCGTGGGAGCTGTGGTGGACCAACCTCGAGGCCAACAACACCCAGCAGCAGGCCGTCGCGAAGTTCGTCCACGACGTCCAGGGGCCCGTGGCGCCGGCGGCCGTGCCGGGGAACCCGCCGAAGGACTATGGAAGGCCCGTGGTGATGCCGGAGCTCAAATCTCCGGGGACGGTTTTTGGCGTGGTCTACATCCCCCGGTTCGGCAAGGACTACAGCAGGCCCCTGGTGGACGGCACCGCCCCGGCGCAGCTGAACACCCTGGGCCTGGGCCGCTATGAGACCTCGGCCATGCCCGGCGGCCTCGGCAACTTTGCCATTGCCGGCCACCGCCAGACCCACGGGGCGGTGCTGGATGCCATCCACACGCTCGTCCCCGGGGACAAGATCTACATCCAGACGAAGGACGGCTACTACACCTATGTGTTCCGGAACGATGAGATTGTGCTCCCAGACCGTGCCGACGTCCTCCTGCCCGTGCCCACACAGCCCGGCGCCAAGCCCGCCGAACGTTTGCTGACCATGACCAGCTGTAACCCCAGGTTTGGTTCGGAGGAGCGCATCGTTGCCTATTCCGTCATGGACTCCTGGCAGCCCGCCAGCGCGGGCCCCCCGGCGGCCATTGCAGCCCAGGCCGCCGCAAACAGGGCCAGGGGGCGGTAG
- a CDS encoding anthranilate synthase component II: protein MTTRILVIDNYDSFVYTLVGYLQQLGAETTVVRNDDVTLAEAVELASARDGVLVSPGPGTPAEAGICIELIRWCGENAKPMLGVCLGHQALAEAYGGVVAHAKQLMHGKTSRVFHHGGGVFAGLTSPVTATRYHSLAAVRESIPDVLEVTAETEDGVVMGLAHTSAPLCGVQFHPESVLTEGGYQMVGNWLESVGLKGAAAQAATLSPLINN, encoded by the coding sequence ATGACCACGCGCATTTTGGTGATCGACAATTACGACAGCTTTGTCTACACCCTTGTGGGGTACCTGCAGCAGCTGGGGGCGGAGACGACGGTTGTGAGGAACGACGACGTCACGCTGGCCGAGGCGGTTGAGCTTGCCTCCGCCCGTGACGGGGTCCTGGTTTCGCCCGGCCCCGGCACGCCCGCGGAGGCGGGCATCTGCATCGAGCTGATCCGCTGGTGCGGTGAAAACGCCAAGCCGATGCTCGGGGTCTGTCTCGGCCACCAGGCCCTGGCAGAGGCCTATGGCGGCGTCGTCGCGCACGCCAAACAGCTCATGCACGGCAAGACCAGCAGAGTGTTCCACCACGGCGGCGGCGTGTTTGCCGGTCTGACGAGCCCCGTCACCGCCACCCGCTACCATTCCCTGGCCGCCGTCCGGGAGAGCATTCCGGACGTTTTGGAGGTCACGGCCGAGACCGAAGACGGCGTCGTCATGGGGCTGGCCCACACGTCTGCCCCACTGTGCGGAGTGCAGTTCCACCCGGAGTCCGTCCTCACCGAGGGTGGCTACCAGATGGTGGGGAACTGGCTGGAATCCGTGGGCCTCAAGGGCGCGGCGGCGCAGGCAGCCACGCTGAGCCCGCTCATTAATAACTGA
- the pknB gene encoding Stk1 family PASTA domain-containing Ser/Thr kinase, producing the protein MNVPRVVSGRYEIGELLGRGGMADVYMARDIRLGRTVAIKVLRGDVARDSQLKARFRREAQAVAGLNHPSIVAVYDTGEHLSGDALGDGAKLPYIVMEYVSHTTLRDLVRADDISVDQAIDFTLGVLSALEYSHRAGIVHRDIKPANVMVVEDSQGHPGGVKVMDFGIARTISDSAATMTQTQTVMGTAQYLSPEQARGESVDARSDLYSAGCLFYEMLAGRPPFTGDSPVSVAYQHVREVPPAPSTFRPEVSPALDSVLLRALQKDRQDRFQDAASFRRALRAARTGVSLVSPAVPAVTDPLSTVAAPVPEPVVAVSAAPQAGPVAHDDNGPATRAMAKVLAGGALTSDDGGAPEVPGEPDRAVKRRRRAWVVTLFVFLVVILGGGAYFGYNLVNAKPPAAVQVDIPPVSGMNEIDATTKLLEVGLEPQTTKEYSKTAPAGEVIGTDPPAGGLLDQHASIVLLVSQGPSEVKIPTDVAGRTESEVRAELSALNLQFAPNEFVDDPLIQANRVVTTDPKPGETVPVGQQITLKISSGEVAVPSLFDLTKDPAKVKQAVEDAVHKVSPLLQVTFEEQVNTAVAPGMVTGQSQSAGTEVPQRTLITVTLAKAPPKPAPTAGPTATPTQAATSAPPTPKPKNPNKH; encoded by the coding sequence ATGAATGTTCCACGCGTCGTCAGTGGACGATACGAAATTGGCGAACTGCTGGGCCGCGGCGGCATGGCCGACGTCTACATGGCCCGTGACATCCGGCTGGGCCGCACCGTGGCTATCAAGGTGCTGCGCGGCGACGTGGCACGCGATTCCCAGCTGAAGGCCCGCTTCCGGCGCGAGGCGCAGGCTGTTGCCGGGCTGAACCATCCTTCAATCGTTGCCGTCTACGACACCGGGGAGCACCTCAGCGGCGATGCCCTCGGCGACGGCGCGAAGCTGCCCTACATTGTCATGGAATACGTCAGCCACACCACGCTGCGGGACCTGGTGCGGGCCGACGACATCTCCGTCGACCAGGCCATCGACTTTACGCTGGGTGTGCTCTCCGCCCTCGAGTACAGCCATCGCGCCGGCATTGTGCACCGGGACATCAAGCCCGCCAATGTCATGGTGGTGGAAGATTCACAGGGACATCCGGGCGGTGTGAAGGTCATGGACTTCGGCATTGCCCGGACCATCTCCGACTCGGCCGCCACCATGACCCAGACCCAGACCGTCATGGGCACCGCGCAGTACCTCTCGCCGGAGCAGGCCCGGGGGGAGTCCGTGGACGCCCGCAGCGACCTGTACTCGGCGGGCTGCCTGTTCTACGAAATGCTGGCGGGCCGGCCGCCGTTCACGGGCGATTCGCCCGTGTCCGTCGCCTATCAGCACGTGCGCGAAGTGCCGCCCGCGCCCAGCACCTTCAGGCCCGAGGTGTCCCCCGCGCTGGACAGTGTCCTGCTCCGGGCGCTGCAAAAGGACCGCCAGGACCGCTTTCAGGACGCCGCATCGTTCCGGCGGGCCCTCCGCGCCGCGCGGACAGGCGTTTCGCTGGTTTCGCCGGCTGTCCCGGCCGTCACCGACCCGCTGTCCACCGTGGCCGCGCCGGTCCCCGAGCCGGTCGTGGCTGTCTCCGCCGCTCCGCAGGCCGGCCCCGTGGCCCACGACGACAACGGACCGGCCACCCGTGCCATGGCCAAGGTCCTGGCGGGGGGCGCCCTGACCTCGGACGACGGCGGGGCTCCCGAGGTGCCCGGGGAACCCGACCGTGCCGTCAAGCGCCGCCGCCGGGCCTGGGTGGTGACCTTGTTTGTGTTCCTGGTGGTCATCCTGGGCGGCGGAGCATATTTCGGCTACAACCTGGTGAACGCCAAGCCGCCCGCCGCGGTACAGGTGGACATCCCCCCGGTGTCCGGCATGAACGAGATCGACGCGACCACGAAGCTGCTCGAGGTTGGCCTGGAACCGCAGACCACCAAGGAATATTCCAAAACGGCCCCCGCGGGCGAGGTCATCGGAACGGACCCGCCAGCCGGCGGCCTGTTGGACCAGCATGCCTCCATTGTCCTCCTCGTCTCGCAGGGGCCGTCGGAAGTCAAGATCCCCACGGACGTGGCGGGACGGACGGAGTCCGAGGTCCGAGCGGAGCTGTCCGCGCTGAATCTCCAATTCGCGCCCAATGAGTTTGTCGACGATCCCCTGATCCAAGCCAACAGGGTGGTGACCACCGACCCGAAGCCGGGCGAAACCGTTCCGGTGGGACAGCAAATCACGCTGAAAATCTCCAGCGGTGAGGTTGCCGTGCCATCGCTGTTCGACCTCACCAAGGATCCGGCCAAGGTGAAGCAGGCCGTCGAGGACGCCGTGCACAAGGTCTCCCCGCTCCTTCAGGTCACGTTTGAGGAACAGGTCAACACAGCCGTCGCCCCCGGAATGGTCACGGGGCAGTCGCAAAGCGCCGGAACCGAGGTGCCGCAGCGCACTCTCATCACGGTGACCTTGGCGAAAGCGCCGCCAAAGCCGGCACCCACCGCCGGGCCGACGGCCACACCGACGCAGGCAGCAACGTCCGCTCCGCCGACGCCGAAACCCAAAAACCCCAATAAGCACTGA